A section of the Streptomyces sp. V3I8 genome encodes:
- a CDS encoding HD-GYP domain-containing protein: protein MRSVPPWARVYVVCTALAAVSCAVPSPGTHAPRAAVVLLAALCAACELLTGSRLTGSRPAGDRKPDGAGAPAEGGASLGWHTPVMLAAAFLLPPPAAALVPLPGALLARAGQRPRLLRRVWRAAQLALCTWTASRVHWTLGGRDAVVTSDFPYALVTAGAAVVAFCLVLTVLDGGILALAERVPPRAAWRGLFLRSLAPLAVHGLAGLMMAVLWRSPYGPAAALLVLLPMYVSWWVFAQYHRERAAHQATIRALVQAVDIKDGYTRGHSERVGRASMMIARELGMDDERAEALRFAGILHDVGKLGVPTRLLRKEGPLTPEERRVVELHPEYGHEMVRGIGFLEEARSAILHHHERLDGSGYPYGLKGCQIPEFARVVAVADAFDAMTSTRSYRRARPVAVALEELERCAGAQFDPRMVEAFVRALVRQGWHPVVTADETPPCGGPRPPGPPAPYGPVATGPEAGRRTAGRSRP from the coding sequence ATGCGGTCGGTTCCGCCGTGGGCGCGGGTCTACGTCGTCTGCACCGCGCTCGCCGCGGTGTCCTGCGCCGTGCCGTCCCCCGGTACGCACGCCCCCCGGGCCGCGGTGGTGCTGCTCGCGGCGCTCTGCGCGGCCTGCGAACTGCTCACCGGCAGCCGTCTCACCGGCAGCCGTCCCGCGGGCGACCGGAAGCCCGACGGCGCCGGCGCACCCGCGGAGGGCGGGGCCTCCCTCGGCTGGCACACCCCGGTGATGCTCGCCGCCGCCTTCCTGCTCCCACCGCCCGCCGCGGCCCTCGTGCCGCTGCCCGGGGCGCTGCTGGCCCGGGCCGGACAGCGGCCGCGCCTGCTGCGCCGGGTGTGGCGGGCCGCGCAGCTCGCGCTCTGCACCTGGACCGCCTCCCGGGTCCACTGGACACTCGGCGGCCGGGACGCGGTCGTCACCTCCGACTTCCCCTACGCCCTGGTGACCGCCGGGGCTGCCGTGGTGGCGTTCTGCCTGGTCCTGACCGTGCTCGACGGAGGCATCCTGGCGCTCGCCGAACGGGTGCCGCCGCGCGCCGCCTGGCGCGGGCTCTTCCTGCGTTCGCTCGCGCCCCTCGCCGTGCACGGGCTCGCCGGGCTGATGATGGCGGTGCTCTGGCGCAGCCCGTACGGGCCCGCCGCCGCGCTGCTGGTCCTGCTGCCGATGTACGTGTCGTGGTGGGTGTTCGCCCAGTACCACCGGGAGCGCGCCGCCCATCAGGCCACCATCCGGGCCCTCGTACAGGCCGTCGACATCAAGGACGGCTACACGCGCGGACACAGCGAACGGGTGGGCCGGGCGTCGATGATGATTGCCCGCGAGCTGGGCATGGACGACGAACGGGCCGAGGCACTCAGGTTCGCCGGCATCCTCCACGACGTGGGCAAGCTCGGCGTCCCCACCCGGCTGCTGCGCAAGGAGGGGCCGCTGACGCCCGAGGAACGCCGGGTCGTCGAGCTGCATCCCGAGTACGGGCACGAGATGGTCCGCGGGATCGGCTTCCTGGAGGAGGCCAGGTCGGCGATCCTGCACCACCACGAACGGCTCGACGGCAGCGGTTATCCGTACGGGCTGAAGGGCTGCCAGATTCCGGAGTTCGCCCGGGTGGTGGCGGTCGCGGACGCCTTCGACGCCATGACGTCCACCCGGTCGTACCGGCGGGCGCGGCCGGTCGCGGTGGCACTGGAGGAGCTGGAGCGCTGTGCCGGGGCGCAGTTCGACCCGCGGATGGTGGAGGCGTTCGTGCGGGCGCTCGTACGGCAGGGGTGGCATCCGG
- a CDS encoding roadblock/LC7 domain-containing protein produces MSDTTPPNPLTEILTSLRDRVMGVTESVLSTADGLLVVADTDSSHAESVAALAAATLGVGRRMADQAGVGALREVVARCGSGHVIVLAVGDRALLTVMGDDGLDLAALQRESPATVEQLNQVLAADVAR; encoded by the coding sequence ATGAGCGACACGACGCCGCCCAACCCCCTCACCGAGATCCTGACCTCCCTGCGCGACCGGGTGATGGGGGTCACCGAGAGCGTCCTGTCCACGGCGGACGGCCTCCTCGTCGTCGCCGACACGGACTCCTCGCACGCCGAGTCCGTCGCCGCGCTCGCCGCCGCGACCCTCGGTGTGGGCCGCCGGATGGCCGACCAGGCCGGCGTCGGCGCGCTGCGCGAGGTGGTGGCCAGATGCGGCTCGGGCCACGTCATCGTGCTGGCCGTCGGCGACCGCGCGCTGCTGACCGTCATGGGCGACGACGGCCTCGACCTCGCCGCGCTGCAACGGGAGTCACCCGCCACGGTGGAGCAGCTGAACCAGGTCCTCGCGGCCGACGTGGCCCGCTGA